In Terriglobia bacterium, the following proteins share a genomic window:
- a CDS encoding cation-transporting P-type ATPase: MSAEQTSESIGVQARPAESAGLTAQEVVLRRIRYGFNLLPRPRPLPVWRHLLAQLVHFFAVMLWIAGGLAILAGMPQLGLAIFVVIVLNGLFAFFQEYRAEKAGERLRDLLPRRATVLREGRREEIDAAELVPGDVVLLSAGDRICADLRLEEVHGLSVDTSTLTGESVPATPQIGGMLFAGTFAVEGEARGTVTATGKATRLAEIAQMTAAGRRPPSPLALELERVVRIIALVAVAVGSVFLLIALLVGIRLSDGFLFALGVTVALVPEGLLPTVTLSLAMGAQRMAARGALVRRLESVETLGSTTFICTDKTGTLTRNEMAVVEAWTPNGRAVIEGQGYEPEGTVRAGAELLPVLREMALAAVRCSNGRAVFRDGRWMAQGNPLDAALDVFARRLQADVPHEEAAAPATRRYAFDPRRRRMSIVAGPRVYVKGAPEAVFACCRETGDAEEQVARMAAHGLRVLAIAARDVRGLKISDKPEAIETDLTMLGLVGIEDPPRQEVAASIAACRRAGIRVAMVTGDHPETARAIAREVGLLNGEGIVVEGKDLPRDEEILGAVLDRDGIVVSRVSPEEKLRIARALRRRGHVVAMTGDGVNDAPALQEANIGVAMGLCGTDVAREAADLVLLDDNFATIVAAIEQGRTTFSNARRFLTYHLTDNVAELTPFVIWALSGGRFPLAMGVLQVLCLDIGTDILPAVALGAEPSSPRALSRPPQGRHLVDTPLLIRAFCVLGPVESFVEMLAFLAAMLFAGWRPGAHFPTGPALLAASGAAFTAVVVGQMANAFACRSASLWPGKLGWLSNRYLALAVLCELAMLGGFLYIAPLAKVLGQAPPNTAGYLTALLAIPAVLFADALHKEWKRRRRTA, encoded by the coding sequence GTGTCTGCGGAGCAAACTAGCGAGAGCATCGGCGTCCAAGCGCGCCCAGCGGAATCCGCGGGTTTGACGGCGCAAGAAGTTGTGCTGCGCCGCATCCGCTACGGATTCAATCTTCTGCCGCGCCCGCGGCCGTTGCCGGTGTGGCGCCATCTCCTCGCGCAACTCGTCCATTTTTTCGCGGTCATGCTGTGGATCGCCGGAGGCCTGGCCATTCTGGCGGGCATGCCGCAGCTCGGCTTGGCCATCTTCGTGGTCATCGTGCTCAATGGCCTCTTCGCGTTTTTCCAGGAGTACCGTGCGGAGAAGGCCGGCGAGCGGCTGCGCGACCTGCTGCCGCGGCGGGCCACGGTGCTGCGCGAAGGAAGACGCGAAGAGATAGACGCCGCGGAGCTGGTCCCCGGAGATGTCGTTCTTCTTAGTGCGGGCGACCGCATCTGCGCGGATCTGCGCCTGGAGGAAGTGCACGGCCTTTCCGTGGACACTTCCACGCTCACCGGAGAAAGCGTCCCGGCGACTCCGCAGATTGGGGGGATGCTGTTTGCCGGCACCTTCGCGGTGGAAGGCGAAGCCCGCGGCACCGTCACCGCCACCGGGAAGGCTACGCGCCTCGCAGAGATCGCGCAGATGACCGCGGCGGGCCGCCGCCCGCCCAGCCCGCTGGCGCTGGAACTGGAGCGCGTGGTGCGCATCATCGCGCTCGTGGCGGTTGCGGTGGGCTCCGTGTTTTTGCTCATCGCGCTGCTCGTCGGCATCCGGCTCAGCGATGGCTTTTTGTTCGCCCTGGGCGTGACCGTGGCGCTCGTTCCCGAAGGGCTGCTGCCCACGGTGACGCTCTCGCTGGCCATGGGCGCGCAGCGCATGGCCGCGCGCGGCGCGCTGGTGCGCCGGCTGGAATCCGTCGAAACGCTGGGCTCGACCACGTTTATCTGCACGGACAAAACGGGCACGCTCACGCGCAACGAAATGGCTGTCGTGGAAGCGTGGACGCCCAACGGCCGTGCGGTCATCGAAGGGCAAGGCTACGAGCCGGAGGGCACGGTGCGCGCCGGCGCGGAGCTTCTGCCCGTGCTGCGGGAGATGGCGCTGGCGGCGGTGCGGTGTTCGAACGGCCGGGCGGTCTTCCGCGACGGACGCTGGATGGCCCAGGGCAATCCGCTGGACGCGGCGCTCGACGTCTTCGCACGGCGTTTACAGGCGGATGTGCCGCACGAGGAGGCGGCTGCACCGGCCACGCGGCGCTATGCCTTCGATCCACGGCGGCGGCGCATGTCCATCGTCGCGGGACCGCGCGTGTATGTGAAAGGCGCTCCGGAAGCGGTTTTCGCTTGCTGCCGGGAAACCGGCGATGCGGAGGAGCAGGTGGCGCGTATGGCCGCGCACGGTCTGCGGGTTCTGGCGATTGCGGCGCGCGACGTGCGCGGCTTGAAAATTTCCGACAAGCCGGAAGCCATCGAAACGGATTTGACGATGCTGGGCCTGGTGGGCATCGAAGACCCGCCGCGGCAGGAGGTGGCGGCATCCATCGCCGCGTGCCGCCGCGCGGGAATCCGCGTGGCCATGGTGACCGGCGACCATCCGGAGACCGCGCGGGCCATAGCCCGCGAAGTTGGCTTGCTGAATGGCGAGGGCATTGTCGTCGAGGGCAAAGACCTGCCGCGTGATGAAGAGATTCTCGGCGCAGTGTTGGACCGCGATGGCATCGTCGTCAGCCGCGTCTCGCCGGAGGAAAAGCTGCGCATCGCCCGCGCGCTGCGCCGCCGCGGGCACGTCGTGGCCATGACCGGCGACGGCGTCAACGACGCGCCCGCGCTGCAGGAAGCCAATATCGGCGTGGCCATGGGCCTCTGCGGCACCGACGTGGCTCGCGAAGCCGCCGACCTCGTGCTCCTGGACGACAACTTCGCGACCATCGTCGCCGCTATCGAGCAGGGGCGGACCACTTTCTCCAACGCCCGGCGCTTCCTCACCTATCACCTCACGGACAACGTTGCGGAGCTGACCCCCTTCGTCATCTGGGCGCTCTCGGGGGGCCGCTTTCCGCTGGCGATGGGGGTTCTGCAGGTGCTGTGCCTGGACATCGGCACGGATATTCTTCCAGCCGTGGCGCTGGGCGCGGAGCCCTCCAGCCCGCGCGCGCTCAGCCGCCCGCCGCAGGGCCGCCACCTCGTGGATACGCCGCTGCTCATCCGGGCGTTCTGCGTGCTGGGCCCGGTGGAATCGTTTGTGGAGATGCTGGCGTTTCTCGCGGCGATGCTTTTCGCCGGATGGCGGCCGGGCGCGCATTTTCCCACCGGCCCCGCTCTTTTGGCGGCTTCCGGCGCGGCGTTCACCGCCGTCGTCGTGGGGCAGATGGCCAACGCTTTCGCCTGCCGCAGCGCCAGCCTCTGGCCCGGCAAACTCGGCTGGCTTTCCAACCGCTATCTCGCTCTCGCCGTGCTCTGCGAACTGGCCATGCTTGGCGGCTTCCTCTATATCGCGCCGCTCGCGAAGGTGCTCGGGCAGGCCCCGCCAAACACGGCCGGCTACCTCACCGCTCTGCTGGCCATCCCTGCCGTGCTTTTCGCCGATGCGCTGCATAAGGAATGGAAGCGCCGGAGAAGGACCGCCTGA
- a CDS encoding 4Fe-4S dicluster domain-containing protein, which translates to MANEPRGKVTIDIQECKGCGLCVDACPPKCLELAPELTTYGVHPGRYLGSGCTGCGICFYACPEPGAITVYRMMPPPKSATTLSQEANRAATL; encoded by the coding sequence ATGGCCAACGAACCTCGCGGAAAAGTGACCATCGACATTCAGGAATGCAAGGGATGTGGTTTGTGCGTGGATGCCTGTCCCCCGAAGTGCCTGGAGCTGGCCCCCGAGTTGACCACCTATGGCGTGCATCCCGGGCGCTACCTCGGTAGCGGTTGTACCGGCTGCGGGATCTGCTTCTACGCCTGCCCGGAGCCCGGCGCCATCACTGTCTATCGCATGATGCCGCCCCCGAAATCGGCGACCACCCTGTCTCAGGAGGCCAACCGTGCGGCAACTCTCTAA
- the vorB gene encoding 3-methyl-2-oxobutanoate dehydrogenase subunit VorB, translating to MRQLSKGNVAVVKGALLAGCRAYYGYPITPASEIAEAAAEFFPQVGGTFLQAESEVAAINMVYGAAAAGMRVMTASSGPGISLMQEGISYLAGAELPCVIVDVGRGGPGLGNIAPEQGDYFALVKGGGHGNYRNLVLAPASVQEMADLTMLAFDLADRYRNPAVVLTDGYIGQMMEPLELRAHSVPQPEKPWAVCGTPETRKNLITSIYMEPDVLEAHVRKLEAKYRQAAEAEARYELYCAEEPEVLLVGYGIVSRVLRSAVDLARAQGIRAGLFRPITLWPFPSQALARAARRCQSVFVVEMSTGQMVEDVRLALDGRVDVEFFGRVGGNVPLAEEVCQELLVRMGMTVDWGV from the coding sequence GTGCGGCAACTCTCTAAAGGCAATGTCGCGGTGGTGAAGGGCGCGCTGCTCGCCGGCTGCCGCGCGTACTACGGATACCCCATCACTCCCGCCAGCGAAATTGCCGAAGCGGCCGCGGAGTTTTTCCCGCAGGTCGGCGGCACCTTCCTGCAGGCGGAAAGCGAAGTCGCGGCCATCAATATGGTTTACGGCGCGGCGGCGGCGGGCATGCGCGTGATGACGGCCTCCTCCGGCCCTGGCATCAGCTTGATGCAGGAGGGCATCTCCTACCTTGCCGGCGCCGAGCTGCCCTGCGTGATCGTGGACGTCGGGCGCGGCGGGCCGGGTCTGGGCAACATCGCCCCGGAGCAAGGCGACTACTTCGCGCTGGTGAAAGGCGGCGGCCACGGCAACTACCGCAATCTGGTGCTCGCGCCGGCCTCCGTGCAGGAGATGGCCGACTTGACGATGCTGGCCTTCGACCTTGCCGATCGCTACCGCAACCCCGCGGTGGTGCTGACCGACGGCTACATCGGCCAGATGATGGAGCCGCTCGAGCTGCGCGCGCACAGCGTGCCGCAGCCGGAAAAACCCTGGGCTGTTTGCGGCACGCCCGAGACGCGCAAGAATCTGATCACCTCCATCTATATGGAGCCGGACGTCCTCGAAGCGCACGTGCGCAAGCTGGAAGCAAAATACCGGCAAGCCGCGGAGGCCGAAGCACGCTACGAGCTGTACTGCGCCGAAGAGCCCGAGGTGCTGCTGGTGGGCTACGGCATCGTCTCGCGGGTGCTGCGCTCCGCCGTGGACCTGGCCCGCGCACAAGGAATCCGCGCCGGGCTCTTCCGCCCGATCACCCTGTGGCCCTTCCCGTCGCAGGCCCTGGCGCGCGCCGCGCGCCGCTGCCAGTCCGTCTTCGTCGTGGAGATGAGCACGGGACAGATGGTCGAGGACGTGCGCCTGGCTCTGGACGGGCGGGTCGACGTGGAGTTTTTCGGGCGCGTCGGCGGCAACGTGCCGCTCGCCGAAGAGGTCTGCCAGGAACTGCTGGTACGCATGGGCATGACCGTGGACTGGGGAGTGTAA
- a CDS encoding 2-oxoacid:acceptor oxidoreductase family protein — MADYQVIEAKSSVFFDRYERKPELQQQTHYCPGCGHGVVHKLIAEAIEDLGLQDRTIFVSPVGCSVFAYYYFNVGNVQAAHGRAPAVATALKRSHPESIVIGYQGDGDLAAIGMSEIVHAANRGEKFTIFFINNAIYGMTGGQMAPTTLVGQMSTTTPWGRRPSNEGFPLHMAELLATLEAPVYIERVALCDNKNIMRARKAVRKAIELQRDAAGFSFVEILSPCPTIWKMTPTEARNWVAEKMLPVFPLGVLRDRKLPPGGNAAPPQHSVAELLELAAPEEAPATLQPLRAPRPSLAINVAGFGGQGILLLGQVLAEMGLRAGQEVSWLPSYGPEMRSGSAHCHVCLANERVGSPLVEHPQVLVAMNEPSLRKFAAQVAADGLILYNRDALPAGFSVPQARVYCVPASEIADRLGAAKAANMVMLGALLELTHALPAETALAVLQTKVRNTALLEINRRALDAGAEHIRKAIPPAVLTTA; from the coding sequence GTGGCCGACTATCAGGTTATCGAAGCAAAATCTTCCGTTTTCTTCGATCGCTATGAACGCAAACCCGAGCTGCAGCAGCAGACCCACTACTGCCCCGGCTGCGGGCACGGCGTGGTGCACAAGCTGATCGCTGAGGCTATCGAGGACCTGGGCCTGCAGGACCGCACCATCTTCGTCAGCCCGGTGGGCTGCTCGGTCTTTGCCTACTACTACTTCAACGTGGGCAACGTGCAGGCCGCCCACGGCCGCGCCCCGGCGGTGGCCACGGCGCTGAAGCGCTCCCATCCCGAAAGCATCGTCATCGGCTACCAGGGCGACGGCGATCTCGCGGCCATCGGCATGTCCGAGATTGTGCACGCCGCCAATCGCGGCGAGAAGTTCACCATCTTCTTCATCAACAACGCCATCTACGGCATGACCGGCGGACAGATGGCGCCTACTACGCTCGTCGGGCAGATGAGCACCACCACCCCGTGGGGCCGCCGCCCCTCTAACGAAGGTTTTCCGCTGCACATGGCGGAACTTCTGGCCACCCTGGAGGCCCCGGTCTATATCGAGCGCGTGGCGCTGTGCGACAACAAGAACATCATGCGCGCGCGCAAGGCCGTGCGCAAAGCCATCGAGCTGCAACGCGACGCCGCCGGCTTCAGCTTCGTCGAGATCCTCTCGCCCTGCCCCACCATCTGGAAGATGACCCCCACCGAAGCGCGCAATTGGGTCGCGGAAAAGATGCTGCCGGTGTTTCCCCTGGGTGTCCTGCGCGACCGCAAGTTGCCGCCCGGCGGCAACGCCGCTCCGCCGCAGCACAGCGTCGCGGAACTCCTGGAACTTGCCGCACCGGAGGAAGCGCCAGCCACCCTCCAGCCGCTGCGCGCCCCGCGCCCCAGCCTCGCCATAAACGTTGCGGGCTTCGGCGGGCAGGGCATTCTACTGTTGGGGCAGGTGCTGGCGGAGATGGGCCTGCGCGCCGGACAGGAAGTGAGCTGGCTGCCGTCCTACGGCCCGGAGATGCGCAGCGGCAGCGCGCACTGCCACGTCTGCCTGGCGAACGAACGCGTGGGCTCGCCGCTGGTGGAGCATCCGCAGGTGCTGGTCGCCATGAACGAACCGTCGCTGCGCAAATTCGCGGCGCAGGTCGCCGCGGACGGGCTGATCCTGTACAACCGCGATGCCCTGCCCGCCGGTTTTTCCGTGCCGCAGGCCCGCGTCTATTGCGTGCCCGCCTCGGAAATCGCCGACCGCCTGGGCGCGGCCAAAGCGGCGAACATGGTCATGCTCGGGGCGCTGCTGGAGCTGACCCATGCGCTCCCGGCAGAAACCGCGCTGGCCGTCCTGCAAACCAAGGTACGCAACACCGCGCTCCTGGAAATCAACCGCCGCGCCCTCGACGCCGGCGCGGAGCACATCCGCAAGGCCATCCCGCCAGCGGTCCTGACAACAGCTTGA
- a CDS encoding cupin domain-containing protein translates to MKRYRTNLRSVPREGGLKAEEGWINMQVQFLIDQKSAGSDKLLVGYTVLPPGARHDKHRHPNVDEFLVILKGHGYVYTDGEDEPSGEGDVIFTPRGHWHGFNNTGTEDVVIVWGWSGAGSLEAAGYEIPPEGYGPPQSGKR, encoded by the coding sequence ATGAAACGGTACCGCACGAATCTGCGCAGCGTCCCCCGGGAGGGCGGACTGAAGGCCGAGGAGGGCTGGATCAACATGCAGGTCCAGTTTCTGATCGACCAGAAGAGCGCCGGCTCGGACAAGCTTCTGGTCGGCTATACCGTGCTTCCGCCGGGCGCGCGGCACGACAAGCACCGCCATCCCAACGTGGATGAGTTCCTGGTGATTCTCAAGGGGCATGGATATGTGTACACCGACGGGGAGGACGAGCCCTCCGGGGAAGGCGACGTGATCTTCACGCCGCGCGGGCACTGGCACGGTTTCAACAACACGGGCACTGAGGATGTGGTCATTGTGTGGGGCTGGAGCGGAGCGGGGTCGCTCGAAGCGGCGGGCTATGAAATTCCGCCCGAAGGGTACGGGCCGCCGCAATCGGGCAAGCGATGA
- a CDS encoding NAD(P)-dependent oxidoreductase has protein sequence MKIGFVGLGDMGRAIVPRLLAAGHAVTGWNRSKGKAESLCKQGMRWAEAPREAAREAEVVFSIVTDGEAVKFVALGANGIIAGLRQDAVYLDMSTIAPETSREVAGEFARAGLTMLDAPVSGTTRTLAEGNASLMVGGDKAAFERVQPVLLAIGPKVTYIGAQGQAVQIKVALNMALVIQVIGFCEAVALAEKGGVPREVAVNAMLKSVIASPVLAYRAPLILEGRISEATYGDVGLQQKDMLLALDLGRKQGVPVPLGAAANEMLNACRGLGLEEHDFVIVYEVYRRLGGISK, from the coding sequence GTGAAGATCGGGTTCGTGGGGCTCGGGGACATGGGGCGGGCAATCGTGCCGCGCCTGCTCGCGGCCGGGCATGCGGTGACAGGCTGGAACCGCTCGAAGGGGAAGGCGGAGTCGTTGTGCAAGCAGGGGATGCGCTGGGCGGAGGCGCCGCGGGAAGCGGCGCGCGAAGCGGAAGTGGTGTTCTCGATCGTCACGGATGGCGAGGCGGTCAAGTTCGTGGCGCTGGGAGCAAACGGGATCATCGCCGGTTTGCGCCAGGACGCCGTGTATCTGGACATGAGCACGATTGCTCCGGAGACCAGCCGGGAAGTGGCGGGGGAATTTGCCCGGGCGGGATTGACGATGCTGGACGCGCCGGTCTCCGGCACCACCCGGACGCTGGCGGAGGGCAATGCTTCGCTCATGGTGGGCGGCGACAAGGCGGCCTTCGAACGCGTGCAGCCGGTGCTGCTGGCTATCGGACCAAAGGTGACCTACATCGGCGCGCAGGGGCAGGCCGTACAGATCAAGGTGGCGCTGAATATGGCGCTGGTGATTCAGGTGATCGGGTTCTGCGAAGCCGTGGCGCTGGCGGAAAAAGGCGGCGTGCCGCGCGAGGTGGCGGTGAACGCCATGCTGAAGAGCGTGATCGCTTCGCCGGTGCTCGCCTATCGCGCGCCGCTCATTCTCGAGGGAAGAATTTCCGAGGCCACGTACGGGGACGTGGGTCTGCAGCAGAAGGACATGCTGCTGGCGCTGGATCTGGGACGCAAGCAGGGAGTGCCGGTGCCGCTGGGCGCCGCGGCGAACGAAATGCTGAACGCCTGCCGCGGCCTGGGACTCGAGGAGCATGATTTTGTGATTGTGTATGAGGTTTACCGCCGCCTGGGAGGAATTTCGAAATGA
- a CDS encoding alkaline phosphatase family protein produces the protein MTFAQPRSQWNSRGPQRILRCAILALLLLLLWTPPAHAYVGPGAGFAVISSFLTILVASVQAVFALLTWPLRQFFRSLRRRRAYRRARTSRVVILGFDGMDPELTERFIQEGKLPNLAKLRANGTFRRLATTLPPISPVAWSSFLTGVNPGKHNIYDFLTPDRRRYLPELSSARIRGPKRVLKIGRYVIPLSRPQIKPLRRSTPFWHYLADAGVFCSVIRVPITFPPEKFSGVLLSGMCVPDIQGTQGTFSFHTTRTASRETASNRVVVPFEKRGALFHSYIPGPPDALRADSAGELRAPFCVKPAAGKSKVELQLDGQRIALSVGQYTEWVELEFSAGFGASVKGICRFYLKSVEPELELYATPVNIHPMRPALPISHPLPYSIYLAKLNGLYATLGLAEDTWALNDGYLSGQAFLEQCYLIHEERERMFFDALEKTARGVCVCVFDITDRVQHMFWRHFAGDHSSAAPLPGDPPSVIEEMYTRMDDLVGRTMEKMSSDSLLLIVSDHGFKSFQWGVNLNSWLHQQGYLALKEGVASGDWFQDVDWSRTRAYSLGLNGIYLNLKGRESSGTVEPGADAAGLRAELCAKLQGLVDPATSRVAIRRAFDAMQSFTGPYRENAPDVVIGFGEGYRASWDSAQGRVTHAVFEINSKAWSGDHCIDPELVPGVLFSNWKIAGERHAIMDVAPTLLDLFGLQVPAHMDGTAWSTAPSTSS, from the coding sequence ATGACCTTCGCGCAGCCACGCTCGCAGTGGAATTCCCGCGGCCCGCAGCGCATTCTGCGCTGCGCCATCCTGGCCCTCCTCCTGCTCTTGCTCTGGACGCCGCCCGCGCACGCTTACGTGGGGCCCGGCGCCGGCTTTGCCGTCATTTCTTCTTTCCTGACCATTCTCGTGGCCTCCGTCCAGGCCGTCTTTGCCCTCCTCACTTGGCCGCTGCGCCAGTTTTTCCGGTCCCTGCGCCGCCGCCGCGCCTATCGCCGCGCGCGCACCAGCCGGGTGGTCATCCTGGGCTTCGACGGCATGGACCCCGAGCTGACCGAGCGCTTCATCCAGGAGGGCAAGCTGCCCAATCTGGCCAAGCTGCGGGCGAACGGCACGTTTCGGCGGCTGGCCACGACGCTTCCGCCCATCTCTCCGGTGGCCTGGTCGTCGTTTCTCACCGGGGTGAACCCCGGCAAGCACAATATCTACGATTTCCTGACGCCCGACCGCCGCCGCTACCTCCCGGAACTCTCCTCCGCGCGCATCCGCGGCCCCAAACGGGTGCTGAAGATCGGCCGCTATGTGATTCCGCTCTCGCGGCCGCAGATCAAGCCGCTGCGGCGCAGCACCCCCTTCTGGCACTATCTGGCCGACGCCGGGGTCTTCTGCTCCGTGATCCGCGTGCCCATCACGTTTCCGCCGGAAAAATTTTCGGGGGTGCTGCTCTCCGGAATGTGCGTCCCGGATATTCAGGGAACCCAGGGCACCTTTTCGTTTCACACCACGCGCACGGCCAGCCGTGAAACCGCCAGCAACCGGGTAGTGGTGCCCTTCGAAAAGCGCGGCGCCCTCTTCCACTCGTACATCCCCGGCCCGCCGGACGCCCTGCGCGCGGATTCCGCCGGGGAGCTGCGCGCGCCCTTTTGCGTCAAGCCCGCGGCCGGCAAGAGCAAGGTGGAGCTGCAGCTCGATGGCCAGCGCATCGCGCTTTCCGTGGGCCAATACACGGAGTGGGTGGAACTGGAGTTCAGCGCCGGGTTCGGGGCCAGCGTCAAGGGCATCTGCCGCTTCTATCTGAAGTCCGTCGAGCCGGAACTCGAGCTCTACGCCACGCCCGTCAACATCCACCCCATGCGCCCGGCTCTGCCCATTTCCCATCCGCTGCCCTACTCCATCTATCTCGCCAAGCTCAACGGCCTGTACGCCACGCTCGGGCTTGCCGAAGATACCTGGGCGCTCAACGACGGCTACCTCAGCGGCCAGGCGTTTCTCGAGCAGTGCTACCTCATCCACGAGGAACGCGAGCGCATGTTTTTCGACGCCCTGGAAAAGACCGCCCGGGGCGTGTGCGTCTGCGTCTTCGACATCACCGACCGGGTGCAGCACATGTTCTGGAGGCACTTCGCCGGCGACCACTCTTCCGCCGCTCCGCTGCCCGGCGATCCGCCCAGCGTGATCGAAGAGATGTATACGCGGATGGACGACCTGGTCGGCCGGACCATGGAGAAAATGTCCAGCGACTCGCTCCTGCTCATCGTCTCCGACCACGGCTTCAAGTCGTTTCAGTGGGGTGTGAACCTGAATAGCTGGCTGCACCAGCAAGGCTATCTGGCGCTGAAAGAGGGAGTCGCATCCGGGGATTGGTTTCAGGACGTGGATTGGAGCCGTACGCGCGCCTACTCCCTGGGCTTGAACGGCATCTACCTGAACCTGAAAGGCCGCGAAAGCAGCGGCACGGTGGAGCCCGGCGCGGACGCCGCAGGATTGCGCGCGGAATTGTGCGCGAAACTGCAGGGGCTGGTCGATCCCGCCACCTCCCGCGTGGCTATCCGCCGCGCCTTCGATGCCATGCAGTCCTTCACGGGGCCCTATCGCGAGAACGCCCCGGACGTGGTCATCGGTTTCGGCGAAGGCTACCGCGCCTCCTGGGATTCCGCGCAGGGGCGGGTGACCCATGCCGTCTTCGAGATCAATTCCAAAGCTTGGAGCGGCGATCACTGCATCGATCCCGAGCTCGTTCCCGGTGTGCTCTTTTCCAACTGGAAGATCGCCGGAGAGCGCCACGCCATCATGGATGTCGCTCCGACGCTCCTCGACCTCTTTGGCCTGCAGGTGCCCGCGCACATGGACGGCACCGCCTGGTCCACCGCGCCTTCGACTTCTTCCTAG
- a CDS encoding sulfatase-like hydrolase/transferase gives MQAYLRACGTHNSSGVFSREMKRRWMRSLALLAALLAAPLLALPAPPANDPPNVLLITLDTVRADHLGCYGYKLIETPNLDALAASGVRFANAFTPVPVTLPSHSVILTGTYPMRTGMHDFSGNRLNSSQPTLATLLRARGYATGAVLGSAVLDSRFGLNRGFDFYYDHFDFSRLDEKNLDAMLRPGNEVVDHALGWLAGHHRKPFLLWVHLYDAHEPYNPPPPFRQKYRTRPYDGGIAFVDAQVGRVVAYLKAKGLYDRTLIVLAADHGEGLGEHGEKTHGFFIYNSTLHVPLIFKMPAGAGPRKPVVDEVVNLADLLPTILELTGESRPKELQGRSLVPAMAGKADGGPAEDYAETYLPRIHFNWSELRGVRYRQYQFIDAPRPELYDLSSDPRELNNLYASRRAVANEMRKRLEQLIAQYTPAAGEKTAETTGLDPVLMERLKSLGYVAVAGGGDEVLSDRRLPDPKDRIQVYELVSDALTDSQRGFYSESIAKLRQAEKAEKDSLPVHYLLALNYYRQKDFTTAIEEFQIVLKLSPSYSLATYYLGLAYTQTGEWEEAIATLRRTLELDATNYSAAYNLGAAYVKQGKVDEAEGALRQALKINPGYAQAQEALGELLLYQGKLDEAIAALRATLQMEPGYTKARQALVKALQARGLNDEAEEERRKGADGGSQP, from the coding sequence ATGCAAGCCTACCTGCGGGCATGCGGGACGCACAACAGCAGCGGTGTTTTCTCCCGGGAAATGAAACGGCGGTGGATGCGCAGCCTGGCGCTGCTGGCCGCGCTGCTCGCGGCGCCCCTTCTGGCCCTGCCAGCGCCGCCGGCCAACGATCCGCCGAACGTCCTCCTGATCACTCTGGATACGGTGCGCGCAGATCACCTCGGCTGCTACGGCTACAAACTCATCGAAACCCCCAACCTGGACGCGCTGGCCGCCAGCGGAGTGCGCTTCGCCAATGCCTTTACCCCGGTGCCCGTCACACTGCCGTCGCACAGCGTAATCCTCACCGGGACCTACCCGATGCGCACGGGCATGCACGACTTCAGCGGCAACCGCCTCAACTCTTCGCAGCCCACCCTGGCCACACTGCTGCGCGCCAGGGGCTACGCCACGGGAGCCGTGCTGGGCTCGGCCGTGCTGGACTCGCGCTTCGGACTCAACCGCGGCTTTGACTTTTACTACGACCACTTCGATTTCAGCCGCCTGGACGAGAAAAATCTTGATGCCATGCTGCGCCCCGGCAATGAGGTGGTGGACCACGCGCTGGGCTGGCTCGCAGGGCACCACCGCAAGCCCTTCCTGCTGTGGGTGCATCTCTACGACGCCCATGAGCCCTATAACCCCCCGCCGCCGTTCCGGCAAAAGTACCGCACCCGCCCCTATGACGGAGGAATCGCCTTTGTGGATGCGCAGGTGGGGCGCGTCGTGGCCTACCTGAAAGCCAAGGGCCTCTACGACCGGACGCTGATCGTCCTGGCGGCCGACCACGGCGAAGGCCTGGGCGAGCACGGCGAGAAAACGCACGGCTTCTTCATTTACAACAGCACGCTGCATGTGCCGCTGATCTTCAAGATGCCCGCCGGCGCGGGGCCGCGGAAACCCGTGGTGGACGAGGTGGTCAATCTGGCGGACCTCCTGCCGACCATTCTGGAACTGACCGGGGAGAGCCGCCCGAAAGAGCTGCAGGGCCGGAGCCTGGTCCCGGCCATGGCCGGAAAAGCGGACGGGGGTCCGGCGGAGGACTACGCGGAAACTTATTTGCCGCGGATCCACTTCAATTGGAGCGAACTGCGCGGGGTGCGCTACCGCCAGTACCAGTTCATTGACGCCCCGCGCCCGGAATTGTACGACCTTTCCAGCGATCCGCGGGAGCTGAACAATCTGTACGCGTCGCGCCGGGCAGTGGCTAACGAGATGCGCAAGCGCCTGGAGCAACTCATCGCGCAGTACACCCCGGCCGCGGGGGAGAAGACCGCGGAAACCACGGGGCTCGACCCGGTGCTGATGGAGCGCCTGAAATCGCTGGGCTACGTGGCCGTCGCCGGAGGCGGCGATGAGGTCCTGAGCGACCGGCGATTGCCCGACCCCAAGGACCGCATTCAAGTCTACGAACTGGTGTCGGATGCGCTGACGGATAGCCAGCGGGGCTTCTACTCGGAGTCCATCGCCAAGCTGCGCCAGGCGGAGAAGGCCGAAAAGGATTCCCTGCCGGTTCATTACCTGCTGGCCCTGAATTATTACCGCCAGAAGGACTTTACAACGGCCATCGAGGAGTTCCAGATCGTGCTCAAGCTGAGCCCGAGCTACTCCCTGGCCACCTACTATCTCGGCCTGGCCTACACGCAGACCGGAGAGTGGGAGGAGGCGATCGCCACGCTGCGCCGCACGCTGGAACTGGATGCGACGAACTACTCGGCGGCCTACAACCTCGGCGCGGCCTACGTGAAGCAAGGGAAAGTGGACGAGGCCGAAGGAGCCCTGCGGCAGGCCCTGAAGATCAACCCGGGCTACGCGCAGGCGCAGGAGGCGCTGGGGGAGCTGCTGCTCTACCAGGGAAAACTGGACGAGGCCATCGCCGCTTTGCGCGCGACCCTGCAAATGGAGCCCGGATACACCAAGGCGCGGCAGGCTCTGGTGAAGGCCCTGCAGGCCAGGGGCCTGAACGACGAAGCGGAAGAAGAACGGCGCAAGGGTGCTGACGGAGGCTCGCAGCCCTAG